The Desulfomicrobium orale DSM 12838 genome includes a window with the following:
- a CDS encoding IS1595 family transposase: MFENSRLSRYKVGKIIECFCIDIDATRTALLLKLNRKTVNRYFLAFRRLIYLHQVSKKEQILGVVEVDESFFGPARVRERPSPRKRGRGTLKQSVFGIYERDGAVYTELVTDCSAKTLQAIIRGKVSPESIIHSDCWKGYDGLVDVGYDKHFRINKSRHFAEKSVHINGIEAFWSFTKRRLAKFNGVKQNFELHLKECEWRYNRALPQLLTSLKLLVAKNKDLMV; the protein is encoded by the coding sequence ATGTTTGAAAACAGCAGATTAAGTCGATATAAAGTCGGAAAAATCATTGAATGCTTTTGCATCGACATTGACGCTACCAGAACCGCTCTGCTCCTGAAGTTGAACAGAAAAACCGTGAATAGGTACTTTCTGGCCTTCAGGCGGTTGATTTATCTCCACCAAGTATCCAAAAAAGAGCAAATACTCGGTGTGGTTGAGGTTGATGAAAGTTTTTTTGGCCCCGCCCGGGTTCGTGAGCGGCCAAGCCCCCGAAAAAGGGGACGGGGCACGCTTAAACAATCGGTCTTCGGCATCTATGAGCGTGATGGAGCCGTTTACACAGAGCTGGTCACGGACTGCTCGGCCAAAACGCTTCAAGCCATCATCAGGGGCAAGGTTTCGCCTGAGAGTATTATCCATTCCGACTGCTGGAAAGGCTATGACGGACTGGTGGATGTGGGGTACGACAAACACTTCCGCATCAACAAATCCAGACATTTTGCGGAAAAATCGGTCCACATCAACGGTATCGAAGCATTCTGGAGCTTTACAAAACGCCGCCTGGCAAAGTTTAATGGTGTGAAGCAGAATTTCGAGCTCCACCTCAAGGAGTGTGAATGGCGCTACAACCGGGCGCTGCCACAACTTCTCACCAGCCTCAAACTTTTGGTGGCAAAGAACAAAGACCTGATGGTCTAG
- a CDS encoding IS5 family transposase has protein sequence MYMHPCPQTFGWRKRGQHRQALGRSRGGFTSKLHAQVDALGNPVSFFLTGGECADISVAPQLLEGVCDCTVIADKGYDSEPLVQLLESRGCTVVIPPRSNRKTPPQYDRHLYKERHLVECFFNKIKEYRRVATRYEKLSQTFLSFVYLAASMIWIK, from the coding sequence ATGTACATGCATCCATGCCCACAAACATTCGGCTGGCGCAAAAGGGGGCAGCACAGACAAGCTTTGGGCCGCAGTCGCGGAGGTTTTACCTCCAAGCTGCATGCACAGGTAGACGCGCTCGGCAACCCTGTATCGTTTTTCCTCACGGGAGGCGAATGCGCGGATATCAGTGTTGCACCGCAATTACTCGAAGGGGTTTGTGATTGCACTGTTATTGCCGATAAAGGTTATGACAGCGAACCATTGGTTCAACTCCTTGAATCAAGAGGCTGTACCGTAGTTATTCCTCCACGCTCAAATCGTAAAACACCTCCTCAGTATGATCGTCATCTTTATAAGGAACGGCACCTTGTTGAATGCTTTTTCAATAAAATAAAAGAATACCGCAGAGTAGCAACACGTTATGAAAAGCTTTCCCAGACCTTTCTCTCTTTCGTTTATCTGGCAGCTTCAATGATTTGGATCAAATAG
- a CDS encoding IS4 family transposase — translation MCGKRNHHNILPHKEILDLSHHNTLFSQTLSLIPRHVFQKLERRHKTGRSSRQFGFKEQFTVMAFIQLAARRSMRDGLRCLEAAGNRLYHWGLKNVARSTFADANNSRPVGFFKDLFAEMYGLCAAKAPKHKFRFKSKLFSLDATTIKLCLSLFPWASFRQAKGGVKVHTLLDHDGHIPAFATVTDAKTHESRIAQAMELPRGSIVVFDKGFISYPWFRILGAKGVFFVTRLKRNAVFKLLERRLVNRKTGVTSDHIIEVSSRGKSLRLRRIGYRDQETGKHYEFLTNHFRLSAKTIADIYKDRWQIELFFKEIKQNLRIKTFVGNSENAVLIQIYTALTVYLLLAYQKFLSRLGLSVQQLFQLIQLNLLGEASLDELLNPRRRKFDNSYNFTLLDYIA, via the coding sequence ATGTGTGGTAAAAGAAATCACCACAACATCTTGCCACACAAGGAGATTCTGGACTTGAGTCACCATAATACACTATTCTCCCAGACGCTATCTCTGATTCCCAGACATGTTTTTCAGAAACTCGAAAGACGGCACAAAACCGGGCGCTCGTCGCGTCAATTCGGTTTCAAGGAGCAGTTCACGGTCATGGCCTTCATCCAGCTTGCCGCAAGACGTTCCATGCGCGATGGCCTGCGCTGCCTTGAGGCTGCGGGAAACCGCCTGTATCACTGGGGACTGAAAAACGTGGCCCGCTCGACCTTTGCTGACGCGAACAATTCTCGCCCCGTAGGCTTTTTCAAGGATCTGTTCGCCGAGATGTACGGCCTGTGCGCCGCAAAAGCCCCGAAGCACAAATTCCGTTTCAAATCCAAATTGTTCAGTCTGGACGCCACCACCATAAAGCTTTGCCTGTCGCTTTTTCCCTGGGCCTCGTTTCGGCAGGCCAAGGGCGGCGTCAAAGTACATACCTTGCTGGATCACGATGGCCATATCCCGGCTTTCGCAACCGTCACCGACGCCAAAACCCATGAAAGCCGCATAGCTCAGGCTATGGAGTTGCCCAGGGGCTCCATCGTGGTCTTTGACAAGGGCTTCATCAGCTATCCCTGGTTTCGGATCCTCGGGGCAAAGGGTGTCTTTTTTGTGACCCGGCTCAAGCGCAACGCCGTTTTCAAACTCCTGGAGCGCCGCCTCGTGAATCGCAAGACCGGCGTTACTTCCGATCACATCATTGAAGTCTCCAGCCGGGGAAAATCCTTACGCTTGCGCCGTATCGGCTATCGTGACCAGGAAACCGGGAAACACTACGAATTTTTGACCAACCATTTCCGGCTTTCGGCGAAAACCATCGCCGACATCTATAAAGACCGCTGGCAAATCGAGCTCTTCTTCAAGGAAATCAAACAAAATTTGCGCATAAAGACCTTCGTCGGCAACTCGGAAAATGCGGTTCTGATCCAGATTTACACGGCCCTGACGGTTTACCTGCTCCTCGCGTACCAGAAATTCCTCAGCCGTCTCGGACTCTCCGTACAGCAACTCTTCCAGCTCATTCAACTCAACCTGCTCGGCGAGGCATCCTTGGATGAACTCCTGAATCCCAGACGACGAAAATTCGATAATTCATATAACTTCACACTGTTAGATTACATCGCTTAG
- the traF gene encoding conjugative transfer signal peptidase TraF, producing the protein MRRIVFGVAGCLLFLALAQSAIVINTSPSFPEGLYLKTYRTPRKGDLVLVCPPGKKIFRSVRERGWLAPGLCESGTEMIIKRIAAGGGDQIEISAEAVSVNGQTLPQSRRIFNLPGMISVPTRCVLKTGEVLLMSPHPRSFDGRYFGALEIGCVKTTLTTLFLWSEDDHGDTEGAVYADSGNAH; encoded by the coding sequence ATGCGCCGGATCGTCTTTGGCGTGGCGGGATGCCTTCTTTTTCTGGCGTTGGCGCAAAGCGCCATAGTCATCAACACATCACCTTCATTCCCGGAGGGCCTGTATCTGAAGACATATCGGACACCACGGAAAGGCGACCTGGTGCTTGTCTGCCCACCCGGGAAAAAAATTTTTCGTTCAGTCCGGGAGCGGGGCTGGCTTGCTCCAGGGCTTTGTGAATCCGGGACGGAAATGATCATCAAACGCATAGCGGCAGGAGGTGGCGACCAGATTGAAATCAGCGCGGAGGCAGTGAGTGTCAATGGCCAGACCCTACCCCAGAGCAGACGGATTTTTAATCTGCCCGGCATGATTTCCGTGCCGACCAGGTGCGTGCTGAAAACCGGAGAGGTTTTGCTCATGTCGCCCCATCCTCGCAGCTTTGACGGGCGGTATTTCGGCGCGCTGGAAATCGGATGCGTCAAAACAACGCTCACAACGCTTTTTCTCTGGTCGGAGGATGATCATGGCGACACAGAAGGAGCTGTATACGCGGATAGCGGAAACGCTCATTGA
- the mobA gene encoding molybdenum cofactor guanylyltransferase, with product MKTSHTAISNRQPSAASYLTGLILAGGESSRLGRDKTVLVHEGQTLLERSSGLLSRRCAPVFISCRHPQTIHLDMPIIVDQTPRVGPVGGIVTALRQLKRPLFVLACDQPFLRDSFITRLMAAREERPGHCVMTTWLQQRTGFIEALVAIYEPAVLPLLEDGLARHEYKLSRLVPERLRHHLPYGEEDEPFFFNINFPEDLKRLSG from the coding sequence ATGAAAACCAGCCACACGGCCATCTCCAACCGCCAGCCTTCCGCCGCTTCGTACCTGACCGGGTTGATTCTGGCCGGAGGCGAGTCCTCCCGTCTGGGCCGGGACAAAACCGTTCTCGTTCATGAAGGCCAGACTCTCCTGGAGCGCTCGTCCGGACTGCTCTCCCGCCGCTGCGCCCCGGTGTTCATCTCCTGTCGGCACCCCCAAACCATCCACCTGGATATGCCCATCATCGTGGACCAGACACCCCGCGTAGGACCGGTCGGAGGAATCGTCACGGCCCTGCGGCAGCTGAAGCGGCCGCTTTTTGTTCTGGCCTGCGACCAGCCCTTTCTGCGAGACAGCTTCATCACCCGGCTCATGGCTGCCCGCGAAGAACGGCCCGGGCACTGTGTCATGACCACCTGGCTGCAGCAGCGCACTGGTTTCATCGAGGCATTGGTGGCCATCTACGAACCGGCCGTCCTGCCCCTTCTGGAAGATGGTCTGGCCCGGCATGAATACAAGCTGAGCCGCCTTGTGCCGGAACGCCTGCGCCATCATCTGCCCTACGGTGAAGAGGACGAGCCGTTTTTCTTCAATATCAACTTCCCGGAAGATCTGAAGCGGCTCTCCGGGTGA
- the map gene encoding type I methionyl aminopeptidase, translating into MAEEYWKRYRIRLKDAEAVRGIARAGQLVVQTLEMAAGHIRPGVSTEELNTLVHEFTLTHGAVPAPLDYHGFPKSVCVSVNNEVCHGIPGPRQLAEGDIVNIDVTSILDGWFADANRTFLVGKTDPEAERLVDVTRQCLALGISAVRPGATLGDVGHAIQTHAENAGFSVVRELVGHGVGHAFHEQPQVPHTGRPGQGIVLVPGMVFTIEPMINAGGWPTKRLDDGWTVVTADGSLSAQFEQTVLVTDKGVRSLTPFEL; encoded by the coding sequence GTGGCTGAGGAGTATTGGAAAAGATATCGCATCCGTCTCAAGGATGCCGAAGCCGTGCGCGGTATTGCCCGGGCTGGGCAACTGGTGGTCCAGACGCTGGAGATGGCCGCCGGGCACATCCGGCCGGGTGTGTCCACCGAAGAATTGAACACGCTGGTCCACGAATTCACCCTGACTCATGGGGCCGTGCCCGCGCCTCTTGATTATCACGGTTTTCCCAAGAGCGTGTGCGTGTCCGTCAACAACGAGGTCTGCCACGGCATTCCCGGTCCGCGCCAACTGGCCGAGGGAGATATCGTGAACATCGATGTGACCAGCATCCTGGATGGCTGGTTTGCCGACGCCAACCGCACGTTTCTGGTGGGAAAGACTGACCCCGAGGCGGAACGTCTGGTGGATGTCACCCGGCAGTGCCTGGCTCTGGGAATATCCGCCGTACGCCCCGGCGCGACTCTGGGAGACGTAGGACACGCCATCCAGACCCATGCCGAAAACGCCGGTTTCTCCGTGGTGCGGGAGCTGGTCGGCCACGGCGTGGGGCATGCCTTTCACGAACAGCCGCAGGTGCCGCATACCGGGCGGCCGGGGCAGGGCATTGTACTGGTTCCGGGCATGGTCTTTACCATTGAACCCATGATCAACGCAGGCGGCTGGCCCACCAAACGTCTGGACGACGGCTGGACGGTGGTCACGGCGGACGGGTCCCTTTCGGCCCAGTTCGAGCAGACCGTGCTGGTCACGGACAAGGGCGTGCGAAGCCTTACGCCTTTCGAATTATGA
- a CDS encoding heavy-metal-associated domain-containing protein, producing MTTIRISGMSCGHCTGSVTKALNAIPGISNVQVSLSPGQASFDAAPEVDLKAVVQTIRDLGFEAEL from the coding sequence ATGACCACTATCCGCATTTCTGGCATGTCCTGCGGCCACTGCACCGGCTCCGTGACTAAGGCGCTGAACGCCATTCCCGGCATCTCCAACGTCCAGGTCTCTCTTTCCCCCGGTCAGGCGTCTTTCGACGCAGCCCCTGAAGTGGACCTGAAAGCCGTGGTCCAGACTATTCGCGATCTCGGCTTCGAAGCGGAACTGTAG
- a CDS encoding IS4 family transposase, which produces MSHHNTLFSQTLSLIPRHVFQKLERRHKTGRSSRQFGFKEQFTVMAFIQLAARRSMRDGLRCLEAAGNRLYHWGLKNVARSTFADANNSRPAGFFKDLFAEMYGLCAAKAPKHKFRFKSKLFSLDATTIKLCLALFPWASFRQAKGGVKVHTLLDHDGHIPAFATVTDAKIHESRIAQAMELPRGSIVVFDKGFISYPWFRILGAKGVFFVTRLKRNAVFKLLERRLVNRKTGVTSDHIIEVSSRGKSLRLRRIGYRDQETGKHYEFLTNHFRLSAKTIADIYKDRWQIELFFKEIKQNLRIKTFVGNSENAVLIQIYTALTVYLLLAYQKFLSRLGLSVQQLFQLIQLNLLGEASLDELLNPRRRKFDNSYNFTLLDYIA; this is translated from the coding sequence TTGAGTCACCATAATACACTATTCTCCCAGACGCTATCTCTGATTCCCAGACATGTTTTTCAGAAACTCGAAAGACGGCACAAAACCGGGCGCTCGTCGCGTCAATTCGGTTTCAAGGAGCAGTTCACGGTCATGGCCTTCATCCAGCTTGCCGCAAGACGTTCCATGCGCGATGGCCTGCGCTGCCTTGAGGCTGCGGGAAACCGCCTGTATCACTGGGGACTGAAAAACGTGGCCCGCTCGACCTTTGCTGACGCGAACAATTCTCGCCCCGCAGGCTTTTTCAAGGATCTGTTCGCCGAGATGTACGGCCTGTGCGCCGCAAAAGCCCCGAAGCACAAATTCCGTTTCAAATCCAAATTGTTCAGTCTGGACGCCACCACCATAAAGCTTTGCCTGGCGCTTTTTCCCTGGGCCTCGTTTCGGCAGGCCAAGGGCGGCGTCAAAGTACATACCTTGCTGGATCACGATGGCCATATCCCGGCTTTCGCAACCGTCACCGACGCCAAAATCCATGAAAGCCGCATAGCTCAGGCTATGGAGTTGCCCAGGGGCTCCATCGTGGTCTTTGACAAGGGCTTCATCAGCTATCCCTGGTTTCGGATCCTCGGGGCAAAGGGTGTCTTTTTTGTGACCCGGCTCAAGCGCAACGCCGTTTTCAAACTCCTGGAGCGCCGCCTCGTGAATCGCAAGACCGGCGTTACTTCCGATCACATCATTGAAGTCTCCAGCCGGGGAAAATCCTTACGCTTGCGCCGTATCGGCTATCGTGACCAGGAAACCGGGAAACACTACGAATTTTTGACCAACCATTTCCGGCTTTCGGCGAAAACCATCGCCGACATCTATAAAGACCGCTGGCAAATCGAGCTCTTCTTCAAGGAAATCAAACAAAATTTGCGCATAAAGACCTTCGTCGGCAACTCGGAAAATGCGGTTCTGATCCAGATTTACACGGCCCTGACGGTTTACCTGCTCCTCGCGTACCAGAAATTCCTCAGCCGTCTCGGACTCTCCGTACAGCAACTCTTCCAGCTCATTCAACTCAACCTGCTCGGCGAGGCATCCTTGGATGAACTCCTGAATCCCAGACGACGAAAATTCGATAATTCATATAACTTCACACTGTTAGATTACATCGCTTAG
- a CDS encoding type IV secretory system conjugative DNA transfer family protein — protein MKPKNMTPMVMQRAVKKRARYANAASVFFCWLLGLMVATQWFAAQVNYHPSLGANIQHIYFPWQIFFWAKAWWAQNTQAFMDTGSGGMAVSAIGLIAMLFRRHLTANTAQANEYMHGSAKWAAKKDIEAAGLFAQEGVYVGGWQDARGRKHYLRHAGSEHLLCVAPTRSGKGICLVIPTLLSVTQSCVITDLKGELRALTAGWRKEHANNHVLRFEPASSYGSVGWNPMEEIRIGTEYEIGDAQNLATCIVDPDGKGLRDHWQKTSQALLVGCILHLLYKKQNNDCDEASLPALDAMLSDPVRPVDALWAEMKAYPHKNGENHIVVGQSARDMLDRPPQEAGSVLSTAKSYLSLYRDPVVRANVKHCGFKIHDLMNSEKPVSLYIVTQPADKVRLKPLVRVLINMICRILATKMDFVDTPGGGRRARACYKHRLLMMMDEFPSLGKLEIVQESLAFLAGYGIRFYIICQDVTQLRSEETGYGKDEAISSNCHIQNAFQPNRQETARYLSQMTGQTTVVKEQVTVSGKRMGAVLGQVSKAMQEVSRPLMTDDEVTRMPPPRKDGENLIEGGDMLIFAAGFPAIYGKQMPYFLDPVFRARSQCNPPAESEVLREEPQRVRID, from the coding sequence ATGAAACCAAAAAATATGACCCCGATGGTCATGCAGAGAGCAGTCAAAAAGCGGGCCCGTTACGCGAATGCTGCGAGCGTGTTTTTTTGCTGGCTGCTGGGACTGATGGTGGCCACCCAGTGGTTTGCAGCGCAGGTTAATTACCATCCGTCTTTGGGCGCGAACATTCAGCACATATATTTCCCGTGGCAGATATTTTTCTGGGCAAAAGCGTGGTGGGCGCAGAATACGCAGGCGTTCATGGACACAGGCAGCGGCGGTATGGCTGTCAGCGCGATCGGGCTGATTGCCATGCTTTTCCGGCGACACCTGACGGCAAATACGGCGCAAGCGAACGAATACATGCACGGCAGCGCCAAATGGGCGGCAAAGAAAGACATCGAGGCCGCCGGGCTGTTCGCGCAGGAGGGCGTGTATGTGGGTGGCTGGCAGGACGCCAGAGGACGGAAGCATTATCTGCGGCACGCGGGCAGTGAGCATCTGCTTTGCGTCGCTCCTACCCGATCCGGGAAAGGCATCTGCCTGGTCATCCCCACGTTGCTGTCTGTGACGCAGAGCTGCGTCATCACCGACCTTAAAGGCGAGCTGCGGGCGCTGACGGCGGGCTGGAGAAAAGAACACGCCAACAACCATGTGCTGCGCTTCGAGCCCGCATCATCGTATGGGTCGGTTGGCTGGAATCCGATGGAAGAAATCCGCATCGGCACGGAATACGAAATCGGCGATGCCCAGAATCTGGCCACCTGCATTGTTGACCCTGACGGAAAAGGCCTGCGGGACCACTGGCAAAAGACCAGCCAGGCGCTGCTGGTCGGGTGCATCCTGCACCTGCTTTACAAAAAGCAGAACAATGACTGCGACGAAGCCAGCCTGCCAGCGCTGGACGCCATGCTTTCCGACCCTGTGCGGCCAGTCGATGCTTTGTGGGCAGAGATGAAAGCCTATCCCCATAAGAACGGAGAAAATCATATCGTGGTTGGCCAGAGCGCACGAGACATGCTTGACCGGCCGCCACAGGAAGCTGGTTCGGTCCTGTCCACAGCCAAGTCCTATCTGTCTTTGTATAGGGACCCCGTTGTCCGTGCGAATGTGAAGCATTGCGGCTTCAAAATCCATGACCTCATGAACTCGGAAAAGCCGGTCTCATTGTACATCGTAACCCAGCCAGCCGATAAAGTACGGCTCAAGCCGCTGGTTCGGGTGCTCATCAATATGATCTGCCGCATTCTGGCCACCAAGATGGATTTTGTGGATACGCCGGGCGGTGGCCGCCGGGCAAGGGCCTGCTACAAACACAGACTGCTCATGATGATGGATGAATTTCCCTCCTTGGGCAAACTCGAAATCGTTCAGGAGTCCCTGGCGTTTCTGGCGGGCTATGGCATCCGGTTTTACATCATCTGTCAGGACGTGACGCAGCTACGAAGTGAAGAAACCGGCTACGGCAAGGACGAAGCCATTTCCTCCAATTGTCACATCCAGAACGCATTTCAGCCCAATAGACAGGAAACGGCCAGATATCTGTCCCAGATGACCGGGCAGACCACTGTGGTCAAAGAGCAGGTCACAGTGTCCGGCAAACGTATGGGCGCGGTGCTGGGACAGGTTTCAAAGGCCATGCAGGAAGTTTCGCGGCCACTTATGACCGACGACGAAGTGACCCGGATGCCGCCTCCGAGAAAAGACGGAGAAAACCTGATCGAGGGCGGAGACATGCTCATTTTTGCCGCCGGTTTCCCGGCCATCTACGGCAAGCAGATGCCCTATTTTCTGGACCCGGTGTTTCGCGCCCGGTCGCAGTGCAATCCTCCGGCTGAATCGGAAGTGCTGCGGGAAGAACCCCAGAGAGTGCGGATTGACTGA
- a CDS encoding zincin-like metallopeptidase domain-containing protein, which yields MATQKELYTRIAETLIEKIRSGTAPWQKPWKGVQEAFPINGTTGKRYRGGNMMWLMAQEREDPRWMTYQQAQSVGAQVKKGEKGIPLIYWQFQEEKTVKDEDGQKKKVIVELERPRSFVFTVFNAEQIDGLPAIERPEKRDWAPVQRAEDIIAASGARIEHKAGNRAFYRASEDKIVLPRQEQFQSADGYYSTALHELGHWTGHSSRLDREVGRNPFGSIEYAKEELRAEIASMMLGAEVGLSGREDDSHAAYVESWCKVLEDDPREIFRAAADAEKIMDYVLELEREKVLGQTARQAAGELLEVDTKTLTQDQREQFIAGWLSAGGSDSDFNTQAPRTCPWEHENTVISVAGQTPYDWGKSWLAQNREAVQEEEQQQQQDQTMPAANTQDKEDRTYLAVPFGEKDAARELGAKWDRMERAWYVPSGVDPAPFQHWFPENQAQQPEKPKRPEEQRTYLAVPFGEKDAARELGAKWDTRTKSWYVGPEADISKLEKWLPENQRQPEQTPALDPRQEFAQTLRQMGFVVDGEHPIMDGKSHRAPLEDDRPGQQSGFYVGHLDGRPAGYAKNNRSGEEMRWKSEGKILTPEDKAAFAARSAEKLKARAEELEATHNRTAQRVLHQLGGMTAAEEPTKYMRAKGIGPQTGVYLGKDGVTCLPAQDVDGKVWTMQYIQPDGTKRFAAGGKKEGCFHPVGGSRGMDEVLKAPAIVIAEGYATAASLAKELGFATIAAFDSGNVVHVAEAFREKYPEKAILIAGDDDRHLPTNPGRAKAELAAKKVGGLAVFPIFTPEEKGREFTDFNDLATRSKLGAEAIRRQVQPELNKAIAMRQNWMQQQRMSQNKQQGVTR from the coding sequence ATGGCGACACAGAAGGAGCTGTATACGCGGATAGCGGAAACGCTCATTGAAAAAATACGATCCGGCACGGCTCCGTGGCAGAAACCTTGGAAAGGCGTGCAGGAAGCTTTCCCCATCAATGGCACCACCGGCAAGCGGTATCGCGGCGGAAATATGATGTGGCTCATGGCCCAGGAGCGCGAAGATCCCAGGTGGATGACCTATCAGCAGGCCCAGAGCGTCGGGGCACAAGTCAAAAAAGGAGAAAAGGGCATCCCACTCATTTATTGGCAGTTTCAGGAAGAAAAGACCGTCAAGGACGAAGACGGCCAAAAAAAGAAAGTGATTGTTGAGCTGGAACGCCCAAGGAGCTTTGTTTTTACTGTCTTCAACGCGGAACAGATTGACGGCCTGCCAGCCATCGAGAGGCCGGAAAAAAGGGACTGGGCCCCTGTTCAACGGGCAGAAGACATCATTGCCGCCAGCGGGGCGCGCATCGAGCACAAGGCGGGAAACCGGGCTTTCTACAGGGCCAGCGAGGACAAGATTGTTCTGCCCAGACAAGAGCAGTTCCAATCCGCCGACGGGTATTACTCCACCGCCCTGCACGAGCTTGGGCATTGGACCGGCCACTCAAGCCGTCTGGACCGGGAAGTTGGACGCAATCCCTTCGGCAGCATTGAATACGCCAAGGAAGAGTTGCGGGCGGAGATCGCAAGCATGATGCTTGGGGCGGAGGTCGGCTTGTCTGGCCGGGAAGACGACAGCCATGCCGCCTATGTGGAAAGCTGGTGCAAGGTCCTGGAGGATGATCCACGAGAGATATTCCGTGCGGCGGCGGATGCCGAAAAAATCATGGATTATGTGCTGGAGCTGGAGCGCGAGAAAGTCCTTGGGCAGACTGCCCGGCAAGCTGCGGGGGAACTGCTGGAAGTGGATACGAAGACGTTGACACAGGACCAGCGGGAACAATTTATCGCGGGCTGGCTGTCTGCTGGCGGTTCGGATTCCGACTTCAACACCCAAGCGCCCCGCACTTGCCCGTGGGAGCATGAAAATACGGTGATTTCCGTGGCCGGTCAGACTCCATACGACTGGGGGAAAAGCTGGCTGGCTCAGAACCGCGAAGCAGTGCAGGAAGAAGAACAGCAACAGCAGCAGGACCAGACTATGCCGGCCGCGAACACCCAGGACAAAGAAGACCGGACATATCTGGCCGTGCCTTTCGGGGAGAAGGATGCGGCCAGAGAACTCGGCGCGAAATGGGATCGGATGGAGCGGGCATGGTATGTGCCTTCCGGCGTTGATCCCGCGCCTTTCCAACATTGGTTCCCAGAGAACCAGGCGCAGCAGCCGGAAAAGCCGAAGCGCCCGGAGGAACAGCGGACATATCTGGCCGTGCCTTTCGGGGAGAAAGACGCGGCCAGAGAACTTGGCGCGAAGTGGGACACCCGGACAAAGAGTTGGTATGTTGGCCCAGAAGCAGATATAAGCAAACTTGAAAAGTGGCTCCCCGAAAACCAGCGCCAGCCGGAGCAGACCCCGGCCCTCGATCCCAGACAGGAGTTTGCCCAGACATTGCGGCAAATGGGATTCGTGGTGGATGGTGAACATCCCATCATGGATGGCAAGAGCCATCGCGCTCCGCTGGAAGATGACCGGCCAGGGCAGCAAAGCGGATTTTACGTTGGGCATCTGGACGGCCGCCCGGCAGGGTACGCCAAAAACAACCGCAGCGGCGAGGAGATGCGCTGGAAGTCCGAAGGCAAGATTCTGACGCCAGAGGACAAGGCCGCGTTCGCGGCACGAAGCGCGGAAAAGCTGAAGGCGCGGGCGGAAGAGCTGGAGGCGACACACAACCGCACGGCGCAGCGCGTCCTGCATCAACTGGGCGGGATGACGGCTGCGGAGGAACCCACGAAGTACATGCGGGCCAAAGGGATTGGCCCACAGACAGGCGTATATCTGGGCAAAGACGGCGTAACCTGCCTGCCCGCCCAGGACGTGGACGGCAAGGTCTGGACCATGCAGTATATCCAGCCTGACGGCACCAAGCGCTTTGCGGCTGGCGGCAAGAAAGAAGGCTGCTTTCATCCGGTCGGCGGCAGCAGAGGCATGGACGAGGTGTTGAAGGCTCCGGCCATTGTCATTGCCGAAGGCTATGCGACGGCGGCCAGTCTGGCCAAGGAGCTGGGATTTGCGACCATTGCCGCCTTTGATTCCGGCAATGTGGTCCATGTGGCCGAGGCTTTCAGGGAGAAATATCCGGAAAAAGCCATCCTCATTGCCGGTGACGACGACCGGCATTTGCCCACAAATCCCGGCAGGGCCAAAGCGGAGCTTGCGGCCAAAAAGGTGGGCGGACTGGCCGTGTTTCCGATTTTTACGCCAGAAGAGAAAGGCAGGGAGTTCACCGATTTCAACGATCTGGCCACGCGCAGCAAGCTTGGAGCGGAGGCCATCAGGCGGCAAGTACAGCCAGAGCTGAACAAAGCCATCGCCATGCGCCAGAATTGGATGCAGCAGCAAAGAATGTCCCAGAACAAACAGCAAGGCGTTACGCGCTAA